The DNA sequence GCTACCAATCGCTTCAATTGTGCATTCTCTTTTTCCATATCCTTCAGGCGTTTAGCTTGCTCGACTTTCATGCCGCCGTATTCCTTACGTCATCGGTAGTAGGTCAACTTGCTGACGCCTAACTGGCGGACAGCGTCAGGGACAGAAAGCCCTTGACCTAATAAAATATCTGCTTCTCTTAACTTAGCAATTGCTTGCTCTGGTTTGTAACGTTTGCCTGACATCGTAATCTCCTTTTTGCTTGCCAGAATACTACCTAATACTGGCTGCATTTGAAGGGGCAAGGTCATAACTTAGATATCCTGGTTTCAATTTGCCTTTGATACACTGTATCACCACGCTCAGCAGCGAAAGAGCGGGCGAGCTGCAAGAGTACCGGATCAAAGCGATGGCGCCGCAGTGCTGCTTTGACACCACGATATGCCTTATCAGGTTGACCCATACTGTTCAACGCTACCAAATAAACATATACATATCGTGCATTATTTCTATCCGCTTTTGTAGCCCTTTCAAGCTGTATAAGAGCCTGAGCCCTATCCCCTGAACGAATTAACGCAAGACCATATGAATGCAATATTGCCCCATCAACATTCTTTACAGTTGAAGCTTTGGCAAGCATGCCTACTGCTTCATTTTCACGACCCGTTTGCCTAAGAAGTTCTGCAAGATTGACCAAAGCAGGCGCAAAAGACGGATCCTGCTTTAAGCTTTGGCGGTATTGACGCTCAGCCTCATCCATGTCACCGCGACGAACAGCATGTTGAGACAAATTCATACGCCCTTCACCGCGCCAACTACTTATCCGATCAGCCTGTAATAGCTCTGTAAACGCAGCTTTCGTCAAATCAGCGCTAGGGACTGAAAGCAAAGTGCGTGCTGCTTCCACACGAACAGCCTTAAATTCATCATCAAGCAGCGGACTGATAAGGGTATGCTGATTTTCTGGTGGCAACACTGCTAACGCGCGTATAGCGCCGATACGTAACAGTGCAGAAGGGTCATTCAGCTTGCCTATTGCAAGATTAATCAAATTCCTATCCGCAACGCGGGGGATCAGGCTTAGTGCCGTTGCGCGTGTAATAGCCGCAATGTTGTCGTCATTTATTAATGTGTGCAACTGACGGCGGGCAGAAGGATTACCGCGCCGGGCTTTATGAACTGTCACCGCATTCTTATTGCGATGCTTGCTACCTGGAAACCAGTGATTTAATTGCTTTGCAGCCCAGCTATTGGATTGATCTGTATGGCATGTTGTGCAGGCATTGGGGCTTCCTGTTTGGATACTGATATCAGGCCTTGGAATTTTAAAGCTGTGATCACGGCGCGGGTCAACCACCATGAAACTACGTTCTGGCATGTGACAGTTCACACACATGGCGCCTTTTGTGTTTGTTTTATGCTTGTGATGTTTAGGTGTATCAAACACAGGGGCGCTATGGCACTGGGTACACACTCCGTTCCCTTCTGCCTTTAATTTCAGGCTATGACTGTCATGGCAGTCAAAGCAGCTAACGCCTTTTTGATACATCTTGCTTTGTAGAAAGGATCCCCAGACATAGACTTCTTCCTTAATCTGACCATCCGCAAAATACAAAGGATCATCCAATAGTGTAGGTGAAAACTGATCCATAAATTTTTTAGAAGGGTCAATACCGTCCCTTAAAGGCGATCGCAGACTATGGCATGCGCTACATACTTCCATTTCAGGACGGCGGCGCTGCCCCTTACCAGACCAAGTGGCTGTATGCGCTCCTTCTTTCAAAGTAAACCCACCCATGTCATTTAGATAAGACATCAGGTCGTCTTTCCAGCCTGGTGGGTTTTTACCCATTGTGTTTTGCGCACTAGCATGCGCTGAAGCGTCCACATGACAAGAAGAACAGGATATATTCACCTTTGAAAAACTGGTCTTAAAGACATCCCGTTTTTCATTATAGTTACGTTTAAGCCCAGTTGAATGACAATCAGCGCACATACCGTTCCAATTCTGCAAGGGTTGTTGCCAATGCAAACGATCACCAGCGGGCAAATATTCATCAGGATATATATGGAACCAGCGCTGACCACCTTTTGATTCGTCACGGCTATCCCACGCAAAGGGCAATACCTGATATTTACCCTTATCTGTTTTTACCAGATATTGCTGTAAGGGCGTCACGCCAAATGTATAGGAAATAGAATAGGTAACGGCCTTACCATCCTTATCCTTAATAGCAACCTGAAAGCCATCCTCTGTTTTTAAAAAGATGGCTGTTTGACTATGATGATCAATGGTAACGCCGGAAAAATCACCAAGAACGCTTTCCTCAGTTGCGGTCGCCATCGCCTGCGCGTGATGGGAAATCTGCCAGCCCCCATATTGATCGATGTGGCAGGTACGGCAGGTGTCATCCGCCAATAAAGGTAAGGAAAACAACCCAATAATTATTGCTATCAATATTCTATGCATGCTCACCTTCAACCCAACTGGGGTCAACAAACATGAGAAACCCAGTTTTAAAACTCATATCTTGCGACATATAGAGCAGTATTCACCTTTAGTTGCAACTATCTTTGCTTTCAAAGAAAGTGATAGGTTTAAGAAATTCTAGCCAAAGATTTTTTGGGCAAAAAAATAAACCCTGTGATCGGCGACTTTACAGCACTAAGCACCGAGAATTTATACGAAAGCAGAGACTTGAAACCAGTCAATAATACCTATGACATATTGGCATCTATTCTACGTAATCACTTGGGTCTAAGTAAAAAAACTATAAGCAAACACATCTTTCTTGATCAGCAATTAAACTTTAAAAATATCTAAGTCCATCGAGATCTAGGTTAAACCATATTGCTATAGAGTGATGAGCTTCCACATGCTTAGGAATTGGCTGGCAGCGAAGTCTTCGATTATATAGAAATGTTCTATAATCCAAAAAGAAAGCACGGTAACAACGGATTGTTGTCACCAATCGATTTTGAACAACAAACTAAATTGGAACGACAAAGTGTCTATAAATCTAGGGGCATCTCAATCTTTAGAATCTATTAAGAGTGGTTTTCTAGACAGCCGGTTAATTTGACTGTGCCGTATCGCTTAAAGTATTTACAACCTTCTCTCGCAATTCATTCACACTCTTCTCGTGCTTCTGCAATAATGCTTTGAACTCAACGTCTTCCTGAAGAGGCTGTAAAAGGTGGTTGTTCTGCAGTGTCCACCATTCCTTATCGTAATAGGGTAGCCAGCCCATGTTTAAGGCGTTTTCTAGGTGTTGTATTGCTTTTTCTTTGTTATTTAACTGGGCATTAATTTCAGACAGAGTGAATTCAGCTTGAATTTTATCGAACACCTTACCCAGCTTTAGAAATGCTTGTATGCTATCAAGCAACAGGTTCGCGCTCTCAGTCTCCCCTAACTTGGATAAAGTAGCTGCGTATAATACGAAGGTTAAATAGTTGTCTGCTGTGATGGCATGTCGTGTTCGAGATGTATCGTGATGCCCTGTAGGGACCATTTGCAATATAGTCTCCTTGGCCTGTTTAAATTTTTCCGCACGAAATTGCGCAGTGGCTAGATTGAATAAAGCTCTCTGGTTATTCGGTCGATGTACGGCGATACGCTCTATAAGTGGCAGCAAATTTTGATCCTCGCCTTTTAGCCCCAAATTGATCAAATCCAAAGAATGTAAAAAGTGACCATGTTTTGCTTTCATTTTAGCAAGAATGCTTTCGGCAATGCTATTTGCGCCAATGCTGAGATAGGCCAAAACAACCTGTTCACAATATTCATCGCTAGAACAGTTTGTGAAAAGCTCTGCATTTGCTGCCTGCCATTCAACTATGGTGATAATTGACTTTTTATCATGCCTGAAAACATGCGTTGATTCAATTGCATGTGAGATGTGATCTGGTTCAAGAATGTAAGCGCGTTGATACATTCGTTGGGCTGCATCTTGTTGACCAATTGACTGAAGATATTTGCTGTACGACCGTTTAAGAGAGGCGGATAACGGGTTAAGCGCAATGGCCTGGCTCATGTGTTTGACGACTTGCGCCTGTTTGCCCATCAGCTTTAATAATGTGCTATACCAATTGTGGGTGGTGGCATTATCCTCAAGGGCAAGGGACTGTATAAATGCTTGTTCTGCTTGCTGTACCACTGTTGAATCCGCAGCAGTAAAGTGTCTTTCATAACTTGCCCTAAGGGTGAGAACCATTCCCTTTGCAGCCAGCGCCGCTGGAGCGTTGGGTTTTAATTCTAATGCTTTTTCTATGTGTGGCAGGGCATAGCTTACGGCTTTTTCCTCGCTCCAGTTGGAAAACCGATGCAAAGTAGCATAGGTAATGCCCAGACCAAGATGCGCTTCAGCATATTCCGGTTCTAACTCTAGCGATTGTTTGAAATATTTCACAGCCTTATTCAGTGATTTTGGATTTCTCTGCCGCCAGTGATATTGCCCCATCAAATACCATTCGTAAGCTTGTGCATTAACGGGCTTAGCATGCTGTCTTTTCTGATCTGAACCGGGTTGGATTATGTCTTGTACAGTGGCACTGATAGTGTCTTGAAGTTTAAAATAGTTGTCGGTTTCACCGTCAAAAATTCTTGACCAAAGTTGTTGACCGTCTTTTGTGCTGACTATTCTGACATTTATTCGAACCTGTTTCCCCATGGTTTGCACACTGCCATCCAGTAGAGTGTCAACCTGTAAGGCTTTACCAATATCTATTGCATTATATTTGCCGCGGTACGTAAAGGAAGAATACCTAGAGATCACTTTTAAGTGATTATTTTGCGACAGTTGATTGATAATAGCATCAGATAATCCATCGGTAAAATGCAGATTGTCTTGCGCTGAACTATGGTTCTTAAAGGGCAATACAGCGATGGAATGAATAGGTAGAGTTTCTGTGGCCGTTCCGTCATCAAAGTTAATAAAATAGACAGCCAGCGACGCTACTAGCACCAATAAGGATATGACGCTTATAGAGATACGAGAGAATTTTCTTGTTTTACTGCTAACCTGGGCTGAGGGTGCTACCGTTTTAACATCGGCTATTAAACTATACCCAACACCTGGTAGGGTTTTGATGAATGTTGGACTGCGTGCATTATCGCCCAAGGCTTTTCTGATTTTATTGATCGTGACAGACAATATGTCCTCAGCAACTAAGCTTCCTTTCCAGACATGGTCAAATATCTGGGCTTTCGTGACATTTTTTCCCGCATGCTGCATTAAAAACAGAAGCACTTGCATGCTTTTATTATCAAGAGAGCGTTTGTCGTCTTTATTGTTTAGGCTATTCGTCCTCGGACAAATTATCCATGACCCTAATTGGTATTGTTGGTTTTGTTTCAAGACGCACCCAAATGTAAAAATACAAGCTTATGAATAGTAATCGATTGTAGCTTGATGTACCAGAAACCTGATGATGTCAAAACATCTATGACTGGTAAACCTTAGTTTTCGCAGATGAAAACTGACATTTAAGAACATTTAAGAACATTTAAGTTGTTTCGAAAGGGCTGGCTTGTAGGTTTCCCGCAACCGTTACCACGGCTGGTGTGTAAGACTGCAAAGGACTAAGAATACAGAGGACTAAGTGACGTTGCTTTGTCCCTTTCATATACGCTTTGCTTGCAAATCAGCCAAATTTAATAAAGCAGCCAAGTTTAATAGAGCCGCTACGTTTAATAAAATCGATAGGGAATAAAATGATCTTTAATACGCTATTTAAAAGTATGTTTGCCGTTACATTATTAATGAATATTAATGCAGTCGCCATCGGGGATGACGGCCAAGCACACGAAGCCACCGCCGCAGATGCAAAAGTCCCATTCTGGGAACTTCCCCTTTTAGATAAAGCTTTCATTAATTCTGCGCCTAATGACAGAAAAGATGGTCTGCTTGTCGGTGAATTAGGTGTAGATGGTGGCAATAAAGATATGATTGTTAAGCTTGCGCAGGAGATGGCTGACAACAAGCACGGAGATTATGACAGTCTGCTTATCGCATATAAGGGCAAGTTTTTGTTCGAATCCTATTACAAGCGTGGCCGCATCAATCTGCCACACTTTCTCGCTTCTGGGACCAAAGGAAATACAGCCTTAGTCGTTGGCCGTGCTATTGAATTAGGGTATTTGACCCTAGACGACTTACACAAGCCTTTGGTTAGCTTTTTTAAAGGACTTGATGCTACAAAATTTGTGAAGGGTGTTGAAAAGATCACTCTTCATCAAGCAATGACAATGCGCTCGGGACTACGTTTCACTGATGAAGTGATGGAAAAATTTCGAACAAACAGTGATCAGTATAAAGGCTTAGCGCAGCTTCAGGCTTTTTTCGAACTCAGCGCCCCTGTTACGTCTGAAACGCAGGTCTACAACTACCGCGGCTATGATCCAATTATGGTCATGCATGTTTTAAATGCGGTGGTGCCAGGATCTGCCGAAGATTTTATCAAGACTGAGTTTTTCGGTAAATTGGGCATTTCTAATTACAGCTGGCGTACGGATGCGGCCGGGCAGCCATTAGGCGAGACAGGATTAAACATTATGTCTCGTGATTTGCTCAAACTGGGTGCATTGGTTATGAATGAAGGCCGCTTGAACGGTGAGCAATTCCTTCCAGCCGATTATTTGGCGAAAGCCACAAGTGCAATTACGCGGGTCACCGAAGACTGGCAACCTAAATCCTTCTTCTATGGATATCTATGGTATCAAACTAATTTGATTGTTGGCGATAAAAGCTATGATGCTAAAGTCTCTTGGGGGGGTGGAGGTAATCGAATAATTACCATAGCTGCCCTGGACTTGGTCGTTGTGATCACTGGTCATGACATGAAAGATACTATCATGACACAAGTCTCCAATACCATCTTGCCCGCCTTTATTAGATAGCAAGCATACCCGCTGATTGCAGCGAAGAGGTCAGGATTTCGATCCCTTAGAATTAACCAATATTATCAAGGATTTAGCTAGAAATAGCTAGGTCCTTTTTTCTTATACGGTATTCATATAGACATTTTTTGACATCAGGCACCTATAAGGAGCGATATACAGCAGGTGTAAAGCCAGTGATTTTTTTAAATTGAATGGACATATGGCTTTGCTGAGCAAAACCTGCAGCATAGCTAATATCTGATAAAGACCTTTCACTCTGCAAGAGGCTTTTAACTTTTTGAACACGCAGAGCAGTTATATAGCGTGAAGGGGTCATGCCAAAACTGAGCTTAAACATGCGTGCAAAATGAAAAGGACTAAGTCCTATTAGCGCAGCCAGCCATTCAATGGTAATTTTATGGTCCAATTGATCTTTTATCGCCGAATTCACCCTACGCATATGATAAAGAGATAATCCCCCCTTTACCTGTTTCAAAGACAAATCTTTGCTCGTGTAGTGCTGTAGTAAATGTACAATTATATTGTTTACAATCTCTTCACTCTCAACCGGATCAGTCCTTGTCGAGCGCACATATTTTTGGACCCAAGCCAATAAAATCGGATCTTCTTGATAAACCACGTCAAGCAGCTCAATAAAACGCACATCTTTTGAGAAAGTCATAGACGCCGCAGTTTTAAGTTGTTCGTCTGGGATGTATAAGTGCAGAAAATCAATCTCACTGTTAATGGCCCATTTGCTTTCAGACTGTTCTGGCATCAAACAAATTTTACCGGGGCCTCCGTAAAGCCCCTGTTTATCCTTGCGAAAACTAGTGGTGCCCCCTGAAAGATAAAGACTAAGGGTGTGATCTGACTGGCGACAATAGGTCACATCCGATTGATTGACATGCCACTGCACCATTTCAACGCCCTTTAAAAAAGGGTCTCTTTTAGAGGATTGTTCATGTGCAATTTTTGCAAAATGATTGAGGTGATCTGTCATGGCATTATAATCTTTTTTTTGTTTAAGCCCTGTCGTGGCTCATCATACCGTATACCGCAAGATTTTGATATATTTTTGTCGGCTCCAGGGTTTGAATAAAGCGCTTTTAATGAAAAAAAATAAGAAGGAAACTAAAAGTCATGACAGTTTTATCTCAAACACCTACTGTATTATTTGAAGGCTTCCCGCCGGCAAAGCGCCATAATAATCCATGGATTATGCTTTTATTGTTATTTGCTTTTTTCATTTTGGCGCAGATTATTACTATTGTCCCTTTGATTGAATCCGGCCTGATCGACGAGGATCACATCGAAGTACTGGAACAATATCCCAACATTCTCTATATGCTTTTTGCTACTTTTTTAACGACCTTTGTTCTCCTATGGCTGTGGGTCAGGTTTTATGAAGGCACAACATTAAAAAGTGTTGGGCTCACTTTGTCTGGGGACTCTTCTTATAAATACGGACGTGGCCTCCTCTATGGCCTGGGCATGTCCGGCACTGTTGTTCTATTAATTTATTTAACAGGGGGATTTGTCGTTGAGAAAATACCAACATTTACATCCGGCAATCTCATTGCCGTTCTTATTCTCCTCACAGCCTTTGCCGTTCAGTCTGGTGTAGAAGAAATAGTTTTCAGAGGCTGGATGCTCGGAAAAATAAGTGCGAAAAGGGGTATCGTCGCTGGCATAGCTTTTAATACACTTGGCTTCTTACTCTTGCACCTTTTGTCCTACGATTTTGCTAATAATTCCATATGGATGGCTATAGGCTTTTCCCTGATGTTGATATTGTTTTCAGTCTTTACGAGCCTCATCACCATAAGAGATAGATCTGTATGGGGTGCCTGTGCTTGGCACGCTGCTTGGAACTGGTTCTTCATTAATGGCTTTGGCGTTGCTACAACGGGAATTGATTTGGACACGCCCCCCCTCTTTGTGGACTTCGCCATCAATCCAAGTGCGCCACAATGGATTTCAGGGGGCCTGTCTGGGCCAGAAGGCAGTATCATGGCGCTGATCGTATTGTCACTGGCTTGTGTCGTCGCCCTCAGAAAAAAATCATAGTATAAGATGAAAAAATGACGCAAAAGCAAGATACAATAATCACAGTAAGCTTATTCATAGCTTTAACTGCTCTTTTTCATCTTATTGGCTTTTGGCTTATTTTCAGACTGGGCAAAGCAACTCCTTTAATGCTCTCGGTAGGTGTCGCGGCAATTGTCACAAGCCTACTAAGAAAACAATCTTTGAATACCTGGGGCTGGAGCTGGGGAAAATGGAAATATCAGTGGACGAGCTACCTTTTGCCATTCTTTATCATTGCAACAGCCTATGCTATCATTTGGATTACAGGTGTGGGGGGGGGTTATAATGAAACCTATATCGACCATACCCGCGAAGGCTATAATCTTGCAGAATGGAATGATGCGTCAATCATTGCATTCCATTTTCTAATAACTGCAACGATCACCTTTCTTTTAGCCCTTCCCTCTGTCCTTGGTGAAGAAATCGCATGGCGGGGCTTTCTAGTTACGGCCTTAATGAAATCGTTTTCCTTTAAGGCCACATCATTAATCAGCGGCTTTTTATGGTCTGTTTTTCATTGGCCGCTTATGTTCATGGGATTTTACGGCGTCTCTGGGACGCCTCTGCCCTTTCAAGTGGCCTGTTTTACAGTATATATCATGAGCGCATCTGTCATCATGACTTACTTAAGGGTGAAAACAGATAGCTTATGGACTGGTGTTATTTTTCATATGAGCGCAAATGTTTTCTTACAGAAATATTTCTCTACCCTTACACAAAATACTGAAACAACAAAGTGGTATGGAGATGAATTTGGTCTATTACCAGCGTCGCTCATGCTAATGGTAGCCATCTATTATTGGCTTAAAAGTAACAAAGAATTTAACGCGCACTAAGATAAAAACTAATTGTCTCAAAAACCCTAACTTTCGTTGTCATGGCCTATATTAGGTGGATCATCAGATTGAGTTCCCCTATCAAAGCGTATTCGTTTAACTGAACCAAGACAGAGGATTAAAGAATGAAACTCATTTTATTGTCTATTATCTCCCTGAATATTTTTGTTTCATCCGCAAGCTCTACTGAAGCGATAACAGGCAAAGAGTATCAAGCTGTAATTGAGACAGCTTATAATTATTTCAAGGGTGCGGCTAGGGGCGACCAGAAACTTCTATCTAAAGCTTTTGATCAAGATTTTGGCCACGTAAAAATGCTTGTTGTAGACAAAGAGACTGGGGAAGAAACCATAAGAACTGTGTCCCTAAAAGAGTTTTCTACTTATTTTAAAGGTACAGAAAAAAAGTGGGAGGCTAATATCCTGTCCGTTGATATCGTGGACAATAAGATGGCTATTGTGAAAATGGACTTTCATACACCGAGCACTCATTATGTCGATTATCTAGTTATGTATAAACGTCAAAATGCTTGGCGCATCATTACTAAAACTTTTACAGCAAAGGCTAAATCATAATAGAAAATTGGGGTATTTCGCGATTAAAATGTTCAGAAATACCCTCTGAATTATGAAGAGTGTGCTTTCCTACTGTCTTGGTTTTTCATTGATGTCCTTTAATTGAATCATTCTTTCACAGGCATCTTTAAATATTTTTCGCGGATAGACTACTTTATATAAATCACTCAATTTTGACATGGTATGGTTGAAGGCCAGTCTGTAATCGTAGACTTTAGAAAGAAAGCAATCATAAACTCTACTGTTATACTTATGTCCTGTTTCATGACTTTGAACTGGGTCATCAAAGAGAAGCGTTTCTAGACGTGCGATCGTCGGGTCTGACGGGTAAGGAGTGAGGACTTCCATATGTGTGGAAAGGCCATCTTTTTTTAAGAGGCCGACAAAATCGTTCTTTCCCTTAACTCTAGAGAGAAAAACAGGCCCTGTTCTTTCATAAACATCTTTTGCATCCTTTTCAGCATTTCTCCTATTCAAGGCCTTGAGTCTGCCCCTATATAATGGGTCAAATTTTTGACGCCATGCTTCGGCTTGCTGTCTAATATGTTTCTTTGATCCACTTAAAGAACGGTAGCCTTCCGTTAAGGGAGAGACGGGCACGACCGCTGCAAGGGATACAGCTGTAGCGACCCCACCCGCTGTTTGTTTTGGACTGCATCCATTCATAAACAGAGAGGCAATCACTAGAGAAAAAAATAATCGCATTTTGTAACCTTTTTATGTCTGAAGCGCCTTGTTTTGAAACGACAAAATTATTCCTCTGGAAGCAGAGGGCAGGATAAAATATGTGCCTCAAAAACAGCACCCAGATAGAGGCGCCCCTTGCTAGCGGTCGCAACAGATGAACCGCTCATTTCAGATCCGCTTGAATAAAGCCCCTCCGTTATAGTGTCTGATTTCAAGTTGATAAAACTTGCCATGGAAGGGGATAAATTTTTAGGATCTTTGGCATGGTTTAAAAAGGCTAGAGTATTGGGGTGTCCCGCAGTCCATAAGCGGCCGAAATCATCCCATTCTAAATTATCGGCTGCCATACGCATTGGCCATGTTTTACCTTCTTCAAAACCGTGTGTATCACTTTTGTGCCATGCTCTAATTTGGCGCTTTGATATTTCAGAGATATAAAGGGTTTGTGCATCTTCTGATGCTGTTATTCCATTGGCATAGGAGAGGCCGTTGATCACGACTTCTGAAGTGCCGCTTTGATAAAAGACAACGTTAGATACAGGGACAGCTAAAAAGTCTTCTACCATTCTCATTGCCCCAGTCCATCCATGATCATTCGTCACATAAAAGGTATCTTCTCCAACGGCCACTAGATCATTAGGAGAGTGAATAAGAGGGTCGGTGATCGTTTTGATATGATCGAGCATACCGTTGGTTTTGACAGTGAAGACTTCAATGGCATGGGTATGACGGGCGGGGTGAGAGACCACAAATAAGCGTCTATTGCCCTTTGGCCCTTTCCATAAGCTGAATCCATGGGGGCGAAATCCTCGGGGCGCATTCATAGAGATTTTCTTCAGTGTTGAAGGATCTCCTGCTGTAAACATGTAAATGCCGTTCTTTGATCTATCCCCATTCTTACGTCGGTTATCTGCAGAGACAAAAACTTGTCCTAATTCATGATCAATTGTGATGTCTTCAGTGCCAGGAGCGATCAGTATTGGCGTACACTGATCGGCTAGTTTTGGTTCATAGGACTGGGTCAATCCGGTACCGCTGCCAACCACATAGGCCAATCGAAGGATGATAAGCAGGCACAGAAATAGTCCTAGGCGAATGGAAAATTTAAGCATGATGATATCCTTTGAATTGCAGGCACTCTGCAGCAAGAAGCGCCCGATGAAACTCTCTCAGTCTTTTCAAATTATCCTTTGGATCATCTATCTTTTTTCGGAGCACGTCTACCCTCCATTTTGATTTCATCGCCCCTGGAGGCGTTGGGCGCTTGAACTGTGGCTTCTAGGGCTGCTTTTTTAACGCTAAATTCAATCAATTTAATCCTATAAAAGGTTCGAATAGGCCCAAATGGACGACAGTTGATCTAGATTAGGTCTATTGCTCTCAATAGAGAGACTCGTCAGGCGATTGTCTGTTATCTCTCATAATACATTTATAAAATCCCATTAGAAGGAGAATGATAATGGAAAAAATAGCGACAGCAATATCACACAGCAATCACTGGCAATCCCGCCTTTT is a window from the Temperatibacter marinus genome containing:
- a CDS encoding strictosidine synthase family protein yields the protein MLKFSIRLGLFLCLLIILRLAYVVGSGTGLTQSYEPKLADQCTPILIAPGTEDITIDHELGQVFVSADNRRKNGDRSKNGIYMFTAGDPSTLKKISMNAPRGFRPHGFSLWKGPKGNRRLFVVSHPARHTHAIEVFTVKTNGMLDHIKTITDPLIHSPNDLVAVGEDTFYVTNDHGWTGAMRMVEDFLAVPVSNVVFYQSGTSEVVINGLSYANGITASEDAQTLYISEISKRQIRAWHKSDTHGFEEGKTWPMRMAADNLEWDDFGRLWTAGHPNTLAFLNHAKDPKNLSPSMASFINLKSDTITEGLYSSGSEMSGSSVATASKGRLYLGAVFEAHILSCPLLPEE